The genomic window TAATTGCCGAAAAATGCATGGAAAAGGGCATCGCTCCGTACGGCAACGCAAGAGCTAGAGCGGTAGTTTGGACCTTCGTAGATCAGATACCGCAGCACAGAGAGCCGCTACATACACCTCGCCAAGACCTTGCGCAGAAGTATCCGAGCTTTGAGGATAAGCCGAATCACTACCGCGTATTTACGAAATACAAGAGCTTGCAGCTAAGCAAGGACTTCTCAAAAGAGTTCCCGATAAATTTGACTACGGGACGCCTTGTAAACTTTAGCGGTGCTGGCATGGAAACCCGTGCTAGTATGTATCTATCTCGCATCACGCCTGAGATGTTTGCAGATATCCATCCTGAGCTTGCGGCTAAACACGGCATTAAAAACTGGGATTTCGTATGGATTCATTCGCCTGAAGGCACGAAGATCAGGGTACGCGCTAGAGTCGTACCGTCGGTTAAACCAGATACTATATTCTTGCCGTTTCACTGGGCTGGATACATGCAAGGCGTCGATATGACGGGTAATTTCCCTGACGGCACCAAGCCTTATGCGGTAGGCGAGAGCGCAAATACCGTCGCTAACTACGGCTACGATATAGTCACTCAAATCCCTGAAACCAAAAGCGGTCTATGCCGCATAGAAAAGGCGTAAAATGAGCGAATTTAACGATAACAATAGACTTAAATTTTACTGCGACGACGATAGATGCATCGACTGTAACGGCTGCGCGGTAGCTTGCGACGAGGCTCACGAGCTGCCTCTTGGCATCCGCCGCCGCCGCGTCATCACGCTAAACGAAGGCGTACCCAGTAAGGAAATATCAACCTCGATAGCCTGCATGCACTGCGAGGACGCTCCGTGCTCGCTGGTTTGCCCGGTTGATTGTTTTTATATCAGGAGCGATGGTATCGTGCTACACGATAAAGATATCTGCATCGGCTGCGGATACTGTCTATACGCGTGTCCGTTCGGCGCGCCTCAGTTCCCGCGCGATGGAGTGTTCGGCGCCAAAGGCTCGATGGATAAGTGCACGATGTGTGCAGGCGGTCCGCTACCGACAAATAGCGAAGCCGAGCGCGAAGAGTACGGTCAGGATAGAATTTCAGAAGGCAAAGTGCCGGTTTGTGCGGCGATGTGCTCGACAAAGGCGCTGCTAGTAGGCGAATCAGCGATGATAGAAAAAATCTACGGCGATAGAGTCAAGGCACGCGGCTACGGCTTTAAAGACCTAAAGCAAACTCTGACTTGGAAGCTCGCCTACTATGCTGGCGATAGGCTTAAGATAAAATCTTAAAATTTAGCTCGCTCTCGCCGAGATTGCAGGAGCGAGCAATCTCATCAAATTTGACGCAGTTTGGCTGCGTCAAATTTAACTCGCACTTCTTTGATTTCATTAAATTTTACATGGGTAGTTCGTTAAATTTGACTCACACTTCTTTAGCTTTATTAAATTTTACGCGGTAGTTCGTCAAATTTGAATGCAGGCAAATTTAAAATAAAAATGGATAAATTTTAGCAGAAAAAAGGGCGGTCTCCCGCCCTAAATTTACGCTCTAACAGGCGATAAATACGGATTTGCCGAGTGCATCGACATCTCGTTTTGCTCTCTAAATTTGATAAATTCCTCTTCGCTTAGACGCCTGATGTTTGCTATCGTCATCTTTAGCGGCGTGATGCCTGAGAGCGGATCGGGATCGCTGGCGTTGGCTAGCTCGTTACCGTCGGCCTCGCTATAGTGGAAGGTCGTAAATATCGTGCCTTCTTTTAGATCCGGATTTACGCGTAGTTTGGCCGCGATCTGGCCGCGTTTGTTTTGTACGAGCGCGTAGCAGCCCTCCTCTAGCTCCCTCTCGCGAGCGATATCGGGACTCACCTCTATGAGCGCGCCCTCGATGCCCGCACCGTATTCAAGAGCCGGACACTCTCTCGTCATCGTGCCCGTGTGGTAGTGATAGACCTTGCGTCCGGTCGTAAATAGGCACGGATATACCTCGTCGGGCACTTCGCTAAGCGCGCCGCTACCGACCGGATAGCCCTCCGGGATATTCATCTTGGCTCTAAATTCGGCCTCGGCTTTAGCGCGCTCCTCTTTATCGTCTACGTAAAGTACCGGCGCGAAGCGGAATTTACCGCCAGGCAGCATGGACTTATGATCTGCGTAAAGCACGGGCGTACCCGGATGCTCCTCGTCGGGGCACGGCCAGCTGATACCGCCTAGTTTGCCTAGTCTATAGTAGCTGATACCACCGAAAAATTTAGGCATAAGCTCCCTTAGCTCGTTCCAAATTTGCTCAGGGCTCGCAAAATCAAACCCCTCTAGTCCCATGCGGTTTGCGATGTTGCAAACGACCTTCCAATCAGGCTCCACGCCGTTAACGGGCTCGCTAGCCTTGCGAGTGCGTTGGACGCGGCGAGAGGTGTTGATAAAGGTTCCGTCCTTTTCGCCCCAGCCCGCGGCAGGTAATACGACGTCGGCCTTGTGCGCGCTTTCTGTGAAAAACAAATCCTGCACGATAAAGCAGTCTAGATGATGTACGGCGTGGACGAAGTGCTCGGTCCAAGGATCGCTCATTACGGGGTTTTCGCCGTAGACGTAGAGAACTTTTAGCTCGCCGCTATCCATTTTATCGGGTGCTTGCGTTAGCTTAAAGCCAGGAACCGGATTTAGCTCAAAGTGCCATACTTTGCGCGCTTGCTCCTGCGCGTAAGGGCTGTTTACCGCGCCTGCCGGGATGACGTTAGGCAGCGCGCCCATGTCGCATGCACCCTGGACGTTGTTTTGACCGCGCAGAGGGTTTACGCCAGCGCCCTTTTTGCCCAAATTCCCCGTTAAAACGGCTAAATTTGATAGCGAAAAGACGTTTGACGTGCCGTCGCTAAACTGCGTGATACCCATCGTGTAGCAAATCGCCGCCGCGCCTGCTTTAGCATACATCCTAGCTGCCTCTATGATGAGCTCTTTTTTTATACCGGTTTCGCGCTCGAAACGCTCAGGCGTAAAGTCCTTGACCGCTTCTTTTAGATATTCAAATCCCTCGGAGTACTTCTCGATAAATTCGCTATCTTGTAAATTTTCGGCGATTATGACGTGCATCATCGTATTTAGCGTTTTGATATTCGCTCCGATCGGGATTTGCAAGAAAATATCGGCTTTTTTAGCCATATCGGTGCGCTTTGGATCTACGACGATCATCTTGGCGCCGCGCTGAAGTCCGCGCTGCATCTGCATAGCGATGATCGGGTGGCACTCGCTCGTGTTGGTACCGATGAGTAAAAATACGTCCGTATCGGTCGCAAATTCTACCAAATCATTAGTCATCGTTCCGTTTCCTAGCGTGCTGGCAAGACCTGCCACTGTAGGAGCGTGTCAAAGACGGGCGCAGTGATCGACGTTGTTGCTACCCTGGGCGCGGAAAAATTTCTGGAAAACATAGTTGTCTTCGTTATTTGAGCGCGCAGAGCTAAAGCCCATGATCGAGCTTGGGCCGTATTTTTCGACGGTGGATTTAAATTTATCCGCGAGGAAATCATAAACCTCCTCAAAACTCACTTCTTCAAGCTCTCCGCGCTTGTCGTAAACGCCGTTTAGCTTTCTCATCATCGGTCGGCTTAAGCGTTTAGGAGAGTTTACGAACTCCCATCCGAACATTCCTTTTAAGCAAAGCTCGCCGTCGTTTACGTGGTGGTCTTTGCTAGGTTTGGCATCTACGATTCTACCGTTTCGCACGATAAGATCGATGCCGCAACCCGTACCGCAATATGGACAGGTGGTCTTTACGATCTCTTCCATTTTTGATCCTTTCTGGTATTACTGAAAATTATGAGATTATTATACAACTGCAAATGTAAATTTAGTTTTAAAATTAGTATATTTTTTTAAGAATTATTTAAGTAATATGCAAATTTAGCATATTACTCTTTTGGCTAAATTTGTCTTTAAAATCGTATTTTGAAAGCAAAATCACATATTGGTCATTTTGATAAAATTTGTCCTACCGGTACCCACTCTATAACAATCTATTAAAGATTTCTTGCTGCCGATAACTTGCTTATATCTCCATCCCATCCCTACTGTATGCTTTGCCTTTTATCTCATTTTTTATCTCTGTAGGCTCATCATCCAGTAGCTTACTAAAATTCGGTATTAAATTGCTTATTTTTGAGATAAAATTAATAACCTTCGTTTTAAAGCTTTCTAATATAGTTAACTTATCCTGTAAATTTTCTATCCTTTCGTCTTTAACTTTTACTTCTTCTTCTAGCTCAGATATTCTTTGAACTTTGCCATTTATAGAAGTTTGTAGTTTAACGATTTGTAGTAGCTTGCTTTCATTGTCTTCCTTTAAGGCATTCTCGTTACTTAACGACGCCTCCAGCTCTTCGTTTCTTTGTTTCAAAGACTGATTTGTTTTTTCTTTGCTTTCTAGATCTGTATTAGCTTTTTTAAGCTTGCTTTGTAGGGCATCGCTTTGGTCGGCTTTTTGTTTTAGTTTATCTATTTGCGCTATATCAGCTTCAATATTTTCTAATCGGCTTTTTAATTTATTGTTTTCATCTTCTTTTTGGATTAGCTCGGCCGAGAGGTTGCTTATTTGCAAATTCCTATCTTTTATAATATTGTCTTGATTGTTTAGGTTCGCGTTAATCTCTTTTAGATTTTTATTTTCTTGGATTAGATTTTCATTGGATTGATCCAGCTCGTTATTTTTTGCAATTATCTCACCCTTGTTTATTAGTTGATTCGTTAGCTCGTAAACCCTTTGTTTTAGTTCTACGTCGGTAACTATACTTATATTATTTTGCATTTGATCTAATACTAAATTCGTAAGACTCGTTATAAAAGTCTTATCGTCCTCGATTTCCAATCTCAAATAGTCTTTGCCGAACATAGACTCTTTCTTTTTTATATACTTTCTTGCTTCATCGACTATGGATTGTCTAATTTTATTTTTAAACTTTTGCTCATTACTATACTCTTTTTCGGTTTTGTGCATTTGTTTTATATTTTTATGCCTCATCTTAGAGCCTAGCTCGCCGCGCAATGCTATGCCCTTAAACGCCGCCCCTCCCATTTCTTGCATACTTCTGCCGAATTTTAGCGTTTCGCCCTTGCCGTTAAACCTAAGATTTTTATGGTTTTCAAATTGGTAATTCGTAAAAATAAGCTGATAATGCTTAGTTTTCTAATCGTTGTGCTCAGCGATTAGCAGGCATTTAACGCCGTATTTAGCGCAATAATCGTTTGCAAATCTTCTAACTCTGTCGAGCGAGACCTGAGCGTTGATAAAATTTACTTCGGTTTTATTTAGCCCTTCTTTGGATTCTTTATTCCGATCGGTGCCGAAACTTATGACTATTTCGGAAAACCCGACCATATTTTCTCGCCAACGATTCTTTACCACCTTGCCGTTTTTATAGATTTTAGTTTGGGCTTCGTAGTCGGCCTTCATTTTTTCGTGGTATTTTTTCAAGAGTGCTTTTATATACTTTCTATCGCTAAATTCCCTATCGCTATTAGGCATCTCTCGCATATTGCCGTTATCGTTATATTCGCTAAGCACTATGTATCTATTATTACGGCTGTTGCCTCTAAGATATCCGATCTTAGAGGCGTGCTTAACCTCTCTAACATTGTGCTCATACCTTATAATAGCCTTTTTGAGCGTCAAGAATTCGCTTCTTACACAAAGAACTAGGCTGTGTCCGCCTATTTGAAGAGCATCACTCATTTTTAGTCCTTTTCTTTATTATCTACTATAGAAATTAAGAGCATGTTTTAACCCTTTTTTGAAAAATATAAGTCGCAATGTCCGTTATCGCAAACGCTATGCGAGAATTCTTTGCATCTCCCATCTTTATATAACGCGGAATATCTCTGCCCTGCGATATACGAAGATCAAGAGTAGATACGCCGATGCCAAGAACCCCTGCGGTTTGCTTTCTGTCTAGAACTACCTTTCCTTTATATTGGCTAGATATGTGCTCAAGAAGCGTTTTGTACTCTACATCGTTATATAGTTCGTTAAGCATCCCATTTTCTCCTTATGCTTATTCTTATATAACTAATTATATGTACTTTTCATTTACTCTTGTTATTTTGAGTAGTTTTTGGATAGTTTTTGAAAAATTTTTAATACCCTATGATTCCTTAGGGTATTTTAGAGTAATTTAGGATAAAAAATGTTTTCTTGTTTTTAAAAACAAAAATAAAGCATCTTAGATTGACTTAGAAAACATGGCGAGAAATTGGAATATTAAAAAATTTCGGGAACAAACAGGGAACAAATTTTATAAAACTAAGAAAACTTAAAGCTCTTGAAACATTGTAAAAATCGGGGTTTTAAAAGGATTTTTGAATATAAATGGCTCCGGATGCTGGGTTCGAACCAGCGACCAAGTGATTAACAGTCACCTACTCTACCGCTGAGCTAATCCGGAACACTTGAAAAGAGCTCGTATTATAGACGAAAAGATATGTTTTGTCAATAAATTTTAGCTTAATTTATAAAAAATTGTACAGAGCCCAATAAATTTTTATAAAAGGCTACAACTAGCCTTTTATAAATCCACTTGCAATAACCTTATCGCCATCATACATAACACAAAGCTGGCCTTGTGCCACACCAAGTGCATTTTGATTTAGCGTTAGTTTTGCTGTTTTATTCTCTTTATCAACCTCAACAAAAGCATCAAGTTTAGGGCTTCTATATCTTATCTTGGTTTCGCACTCAAATTTATCTTTATCTATAAACAAATTTACGTTTTCAAGCTCGACTACCTTTTGAGCCAAGTCATCTTTTGTTCCTACAACGATCTCGTTTTTATCGGCATTTATCTTTATAACGAAATGTGGCTCATGAGCACCAAAAACCTCAAAACCACGGCGCTTACCGATAGTATAGTGCATATAACCTTGGTGGCGACCGATTATTTTGCCGTCTTTATCAACTACGTTTCCTGGCAAATTTGTATTGTAATGCCTATTTAAAACCTCGATATAAGTATCTTCCACAAAGCAAATTTCACTACTTTCTGCCTGCGTAGCAAATTCTTCAAGCACTTTTACACTTCTTGCAAGCTCTTTTATATCTTTTTTAAATTTATCCCCAAGCGGGAAAATAACATCTTTTAATATCTCTTTTGGCACTTGGGCTAAAAAGTAGCTTTGATCCTTGCTAGGATCTTTTGCGCATGTGATAAATCCATCAATAACTTGCACATAATGCCCAGTAGCAAGCTTCTCACAGCCATTTGCCTTTGCAAAATCAAGCAGTGCACCAAGCTTTATAAATTTATTGCACAAAGCACAAGGATTT from Campylobacter concisus includes these protein-coding regions:
- a CDS encoding helix-turn-helix transcriptional regulator; amino-acid sequence: MLNELYNDVEYKTLLEHISSQYKGKVVLDRKQTAGVLGIGVSTLDLRISQGRDIPRYIKMGDAKNSRIAFAITDIATYIFQKRVKTCS
- a CDS encoding molybdopterin oxidoreductase family protein, which encodes MEEIVKTTCPYCGTGCGIDLIVRNGRIVDAKPSKDHHVNDGELCLKGMFGWEFVNSPKRLSRPMMRKLNGVYDKRGELEEVSFEEVYDFLADKFKSTVEKYGPSSIMGFSSARSNNEDNYVFQKFFRAQGSNNVDHCARLUHAPTVAGLASTLGNGTMTNDLVEFATDTDVFLLIGTNTSECHPIIAMQMQRGLQRGAKMIVVDPKRTDMAKKADIFLQIPIGANIKTLNTMMHVIIAENLQDSEFIEKYSEGFEYLKEAVKDFTPERFERETGIKKELIIEAARMYAKAGAAAICYTMGITQFSDGTSNVFSLSNLAVLTGNLGKKGAGVNPLRGQNNVQGACDMGALPNVIPAGAVNSPYAQEQARKVWHFELNPVPGFKLTQAPDKMDSGELKVLYVYGENPVMSDPWTEHFVHAVHHLDCFIVQDLFFTESAHKADVVLPAAGWGEKDGTFINTSRRVQRTRKASEPVNGVEPDWKVVCNIANRMGLEGFDFASPEQIWNELRELMPKFFGGISYYRLGKLGGISWPCPDEEHPGTPVLYADHKSMLPGGKFRFAPVLYVDDKEERAKAEAEFRAKMNIPEGYPVGSGALSEVPDEVYPCLFTTGRKVYHYHTGTMTRECPALEYGAGIEGALIEVSPDIARERELEEGCYALVQNKRGQIAAKLRVNPDLKEGTIFTTFHYSEADGNELANASDPDPLSGITPLKMTIANIRRLSEEEFIKFREQNEMSMHSANPYLSPVRA
- the fdh3B gene encoding formate dehydrogenase FDH3 subunit beta, producing the protein MSEFNDNNRLKFYCDDDRCIDCNGCAVACDEAHELPLGIRRRRVITLNEGVPSKEISTSIACMHCEDAPCSLVCPVDCFYIRSDGIVLHDKDICIGCGYCLYACPFGAPQFPRDGVFGAKGSMDKCTMCAGGPLPTNSEAEREEYGQDRISEGKVPVCAAMCSTKALLVGESAMIEKIYGDRVKARGYGFKDLKQTLTWKLAYYAGDRLKIKS
- the mnmA gene encoding tRNA 2-thiouridine(34) synthase MnmA produces the protein MKIMVAMSGGVDSTMTAKFLQEAGHEVQGCYMMLHQKPGYHEENIRKVKKVGEYLGIKVHILDLQDKFNEFVYDPFVKLYKEGKTPNPCALCNKFIKLGALLDFAKANGCEKLATGHYVQVIDGFITCAKDPSKDQSYFLAQVPKEILKDVIFPLGDKFKKDIKELARSVKVLEEFATQAESSEICFVEDTYIEVLNRHYNTNLPGNVVDKDGKIIGRHQGYMHYTIGKRRGFEVFGAHEPHFVIKINADKNEIVVGTKDDLAQKVVELENVNLFIDKDKFECETKIRYRSPKLDAFVEVDKENKTAKLTLNQNALGVAQGQLCVMYDGDKVIASGFIKG